A part of Neoarius graeffei isolate fNeoGra1 chromosome 22, fNeoGra1.pri, whole genome shotgun sequence genomic DNA contains:
- the LOC132870985 gene encoding zinc finger protein 665-like, whose translation MRGVGRWNCAPPPPANRRGAAGRTTAPCRQPVGLHRPPQGCPPMCGTHPGAATAALSRAAPGGGWLAVRVWPTIPGHLPAVAEGRQPRHRGNHRPGGAGTIHRPTSGRNSGVGPVPSPGVTGSGHHAGGGPYGGCSDGRTACILFSSLFFSLSLSLSLSLSPLLFLILAPFPHHGGGGRLHPSRPATSAVPYCFLLPCLCLFPPQVSELRNTSAEGEPGPVCWRCREPGHLQHKCSAMEVGAVVRIPDAPGTVLDQARAYRIPVYRSMQCEEYIDAERETHVNWMRYVNCARNEEEQNLVAFEYQGGILYRCCRSINPGQELLVWYEEEYTKELSPAPTGTTRQQEVKNALLQVFSCSTCPRSDASQIYLDKHIQRCHYEEYARLRESGEIKYELQIPSKCSSRQPTSADTIHSDTSHNDIQKEIHHCSDCGKSFSHQNALKTHQPIHTGQKPYHCSQCGKCFTRQSHLQTHQRIHTGEKPYHCSQCGKCFTRQSHLQQHQRIHTGEKPYHCSQCGKCFTHQSNLRKHQRIHTGEKPYHCSQCGKCFTQQSALQIHQRIHTGEKPYHCSQCEKSFTRQSAFQTHKRIHTGEKPYHCSQCGKSFTHQSNLQIHQRIHTGEKPYHCSQCGKSFTRQCDLQTHQRIHTGEKPYHCSQCGKSFTHQSNLRKHQRLHTGEKPYHCSQCGKSFTHQSNLRKHQRIHTGEKPHHCSQCGKSFTQQSDLQTHQRIHTGEKPYHCSQCGKSFTQQSDLQTHQRIHTGEKPHHCSQCGKSFTRQCDLQTHQRIHTGEKPYHCSQCGKSFTYQSNLQIHQCIHTGEKPYHCSQCGKSFTRQSALQQHQHIHTGEKPYHCSQCGKSFTYQSNLQVHQCIHTGEKPYHCSQCGKSFTRQSTFQTHKRIHTGEKPYHCSECGKSFTHQSNLRKHQRIHTGEKPYHCSQCGKCFTHQSNLRKHQRIHTGEKPYHCLQCGKSFAHQSALQTHKRIHTGEKPYHCSQCGKSFTRQSALQIHQRIHTGEKPYHCSLCGKSFTRQSALQTHKRIHTGEKPYHCSLCGKSFTHQGALQRHQRIHTGEKLHH comes from the exons atgcgtggggttggccggtggaactgcgcgcctcctccccctgctaacaggcgaggcgcagctggccgcactacagctccctgccgacagccggttGGTCTACAccgacctccgcagggctgtcctccaatgtgtgggacgcaccccggagcagcaactgCAGCGCTTTCGCGCGCTGCGCCTGGGGGAGgttggctggccgttcgcgtttggccaacaattccgggacacctgccagcggtggctgagggccgacaaccacgacaccgagggaatcatcgacctggtggtgctggaacaattcatcgcccgacttccggaaggaacagcggagtgggtccagtgccatcgcccggtgtcactggatcaggccatcatgctggtggaggaccatatggtggctgttccgatggcaggacagcatgtatcctcttctcctctctttttttctctctctctctctctctctctctctctctctctccccttctgttcctcatcctcgccccattcccccaccacggaggcgggggccggctccaccccagccggcccgccacatccGCGGTGCCAtactgtttcctacttccttgtctgtgtcttttcccccctcaggtgagtgagctccgaaacaccagtgcagagggagagcctgggccggtatgctggcgctgcagggagccgggacaCCTCCAGCATaagtgctcagcgatggaggtgggcgcggtggtccggatccctgacgctCCAGGGACCGtcctcgatcaggccagagcgtatcgcataccg gtatacaggagcatgcagtgtgaagaatacatCGATGCCGAAAGAGAGAcgcatgtgaattggatgag gtatgtgaattgtgcccgtaatgaagaagaacagaatcttgtggcatttgagtatcaagggggaattctgtatcgttgctgtcgatccattaacccaggacaggagctcttggtgtggtatgaagaggagtacaccaaagaactcagtcctgcaccaacaggaacaaccagacagcaag aagtaaagaacgctctgctgcaagtcttttcCTGCTCCACATGCCCTCGTTCCGATGCATCTCAAATTTACCTCGACAAACACATCCAGAGATGCCACTATGAAGAGTATGCGAGACTGCGAGAATCAGGAGAGATTAAATATGagcttcagatcccctccaaatgctccagtcgtcaaccaacatcagctgatactatccattctgatacttcccataatgatatacagaaggaaattcaccactgctcagattgtggaaagagttttagtcATCAGAATGCACTCAAGACACACCAGCCCATTCACACAGgacagaagccgtatcactgctcacagtgtgggaagtgttttactcgtcagagtcatctccaaacacaccagcgcattcacacaggagagaagccgtatcactgctcacagtgtggaaagtgttttactcgtcagagtcatctccaacaacaccagcgcattcatacaggagagaagccgtatcactgctcacagtgtgggaagtgttttactcatcagagtaatctcagaaaacaccagcgcattcacacaggagagaagccgtatcactgctcacagtgtgggaagtgttttactcagcagagtgctctccaaatacaccagcgcattcacacaggagagaagccgtatcactgctcacagtgtgaaaagagttttactcgtcagagtgctttCCAAACACacaagcgcattcacacaggagagaagccttatcactgctcacagtgtgggaagagttttactcatcagagtaatctccaaatacaccagcgcattcacacaggagagaagccgtatcactgctcacagtgtgggaagagttttactcgtcagtgtgatctccaaacacaccagcgcattcacacaggagagaagccgtatcactgctcacagtgtgggaagagttttactcatcagagtaatctcagAAAACACCAGCgccttcacacaggagagaagccgtatcactgctcacagtgtgggaagagttttactcatcagagtaatctcagaaaacaccagcgcattcacacaggagaaaagccgcatcactgctcacagtgtggaaagagttttactcagcagagtgatctccaaacacaccagcgcattcacacaggagagaagccgtatcactgctcacaatgtggaaagagttttactcagcagagtgatctccaaacacaccagcgcattcacacaggagagaagccgcatcactgctcacagtgtgggaagagttttactcgtcagtgtgatctccaaacacaccagaggattcacacaggagagaagccatatcactgctcacagtgtgggaagagttttacttatcagagtaatctccaaatacaccagtgcattcacacaggagagaagccgtatcactgctcacagtgtgggaagagttttactcgtcagagtgctctccaacaacaccagcacattcacacaggagagaagccgtatcactgctctcaatgtggaaagagttttacttatcagagtaatctccaagtacaccagtgcattcacacaggagagaagccgtatcactgctcacagtgtggaaagagttttactcgtcagagtactTTCCAAACACacaagcgcattcacacaggagagaagccgtatcactgctcagagtgtgggaagagttttactcatcagagtaatctcagaaaacaccagcgcattcacacaggagagaagccgtatcactgctcacagtgtgggaagtgttttactcatcagagtaatctcagaaaacaccagcgcattcacacaggagagaagccgtatcactgcttacagtgtggaaagagttttgctcatcagagtgctctccaaacacacaagcgcattcacacaggagagaagccatatcactgctcacagtgtgggaagagttttactcgtcagagtgctctccagatacaccagcgcattcacacaggagagaagccatatcactgctcactgtgtgggaagagttttactcgtcagagtgctctccagacacacaagcgcattcacacaggagagaagccatatcactgctcactgtgtgggaagagttttactcatcagggtgctctccaacgacaccagcgcattcacacaggagagaagttgCATCACTGA